aagattttaaaaaatggaaacaatgcaaataaGATGAATGTGGGCTTTCTGGAGGCAACCTCGTGGCAAAGGTGCAGACAAGGAAGGACGAAGGCAGCAAGATGGCAAGGGGCATAGTTAGAAAAGATGCTGCCACCAGGGAAATGTCCACAATGGGAGAGGGGACTCTAAAAAAACAAGGTGATTTCCTATTGGCATGAAGCTGTAGGCTGAATCCACAGCAAATCCCCATCCAGCCCCTGACCGAAGCCTGCAGAGCAACGCAAGCTTTGTGTGAATGGGGTATATGAGAAAACCCGGAGGGACTCAATCCGTCTGAGTTGCTGTGAGGTGGAGCTAAGTTGTGTTGCCAGAATAGGATGGAGCCGTGACCCATGGACCTAATTCAGTGGGAGTAGGAGCTCGGAGCCACAGGCGATCATGACATTATAGATCCTCAATGCCTCCCGTATTTCATGCCCTGGCTTCCCAGGGAATCTGCAGAAACCTCAAAGAGCACGTTGCACTTCCCAGAGGGCCAAAGGCCATCTTCTCTAGGTCATAAAGGACAGCGAAGCCCCAGCTGGGTCATATTTACATAATGTCTCCTCTTCAATCTTGCCAACCGCCATTTTTGCTAACACTTATGCTTTTGGGGTTGCAGCCACGACGTTTGGTGAGGGTTGCTGTTTGTAAGCCCCGCTTCCTGAGCAGACATGCTGGATTTGGGTCCTGGCTCCGCTACTACAGTGTGGATTTGGACAAATCGTTTGAGCCCTGATTTATTCATCTAGAAAATGGGAGCAATGATATCCATTGTGAACCTCGCAGAGCTTTGGGGAGAATCAAATATGGGGCCGCATATAAAATATGCTCACACAGTGTTCACCATGACCTGTTGTCTAGATCCCCGCCCCCACAGAGCCTGGCAGAACTCAGCGGTTGGGATTGATGGAGGTATTGGTATTATTTTATAGAGGGCTGTGGGTTCTTGGCCTCTGCTCTAACCTACCCAGAGCACCGTGTGTCCTGGATCAGGAAGGACAGAGCCTCTTTCTTGGGCTGCCTTTTAGCTCTCAGGAACATGGAACTGGTGAGCCCCACATGAGTGATTCCATTTGGGCTTTCTTCCAGGAAGTGGGGTACAGACCTACTACTGAGAGTAGGCATGGAATTGTCCTCTTAAAAGGAAGGCAGATTTTTAATAGGCTCCTTGTGATAGGAAAGTCGGGGCTGCTGTTGAGGTGGTAGGGTTGGGAACAATCTTGAACCTGGGGGCTGCTTTTGAGCGGGGGTGGCAGAGGACCTTGGACTCCTCAGCATTCCGCGTTTGGCTTTGACGGTTCCTCTGCTCTGTTCTAGCTTGAATGCATTCGGAGGACTTGGGCTTTCCCAATATACTCTGGGAGGAGGGAAGACATTGGTCAGGAGACGACAAGGAGGGGGACGGGTCCTGACTTGGGAGCTGCTCAGGAGGCCCCGGTGGACCTCTTCTCTAGGCAGATGCAGGTCAAGCCCAGCTTCTGCTCTGGGCTCCCCTGGTGACGTGGGAGGAGCCGActcccttctctgagcttcacCACTACCTCTTCTGTCTACATCCAGGGAACAACACCCAGTGAGTGCCCTTCTCTGTGCCACTCAGCTGGGCACATAGGACCCCTTATAGTCTAGTGAGGGAGAATCGTGTACATGCTAGGACTtgcccttttctctccccctgcGCTGGCCTAAGACACCAGGACCAGGCAGCAGCCTCCTCGTGGTATCCCTTCAGCCCCTCTTGCCCCCAACAGTCCACTCTCTACTCAGCAGACAGCGGGCTCCACCATGCCCTGCTTATTACCCTCCAGTGCACTCCCATGCCCTCTGCATGAGACCAGaggccagccctgcccacctgtCCCATCGCCTTTCTAACCACTGTCCTGCTCCACCAGGCCCCGGCCACCCTGGCCTGCTTGTGCCTGCTTGTGCCTTCACGAACACACCACAAATGTGAGGGCCCTGCTTCTGCGCTCTCCCTAGACCCACATGAGGCTGGATCCTGCCTGTTGTTCAGCTCAAGGAGCCCTCTTCCCACCCGGCCGGTCCTTCTTCCTGTCCCTCATTTTACCCTGCCTTATTTTCCGATGGCACCCATCCCCTccagggcttttgtttttgtctgcacTCCTCATGAGGTTAGAAGCTCAGAGAGCAGAACTTGTCTGGACTCTTCCCCAGAGCCTGGCTCACAGCTGCTAAGCAAGCTGTCtcgaatgaatgagtgaattgaTGGAATGAGTAGCTGCCTAGGACAGGGATTCATCTCTAGGGTCCTTGACCCCCCATCACCACCCAAGGAATACAGAGTCAGGGTGGGCCTCGGGGAGCCCCCCAGGATGATCTGCTGTGTGGAATCTTACCGGGTTTGTCGTTCTTGGGTAGAGGTGTCATCTTCGTCTTCTTCAAGGATTGGCTATAACCAACACAAAGACAAGTCTGAGAAGGCGAGGCCTGAGCCCTCTGCAGTGGAGTGGAGGctgggcagggcggggagggAAGGGCTCTGGGGAGATGCAAAAGATGCCCCTCTTGGGGAGCCCCAAAGCATCTGTCCCTGGCTGGCACCACCCAAGCGGGACCCTGACATACAACTGTGAGTCCATTGCCTGCTGTGGCCACAAGGAACCAAGGCCCTTCTGCCCCAGGAGCGGTAAGGgaggcccctgccccagccctccgACCAGCCCTCGCTTGGCCCCTGCTTCCTTGCAGAGAGTAAGCCTTCCCCTGAGCATGGAGAAACTAGCGCTTCCGCTGCCCTGATGGGGGACTTCAGCTTTGCACTGAAGCAAAGCTTTTTACGCACCCAGTNNNNNNNNNNNNNNNNNNNNNNNNNNNNNNNNNNNNNNNNNNNNNNNNNNNNNNNNNNNNNNNNNNNNNNNNNNNNNNNNNNNNNNNNNNNNNNNNNNNNccccccccccccccccccccgccatgctGCAACCAACCCACACTTATCCCCTAGAGCGAGCACgttcctgccttcccttcctggcTGCCCCTGTAGATCCTACCTATCCTCCCCTATAGATCCTACCTATCCCACTAGTGTTCCCCAACCTCTCTCAGAAAAGCTCCAGACATCTGTCAAAATAACACGTCTCCTGGTTCTTCTCCAACCTGCTATGTTAGAATCTCTAGGAATTCGCATTTTTAACAAGGTCTCCGCCAAATCTGTATGCTGCCGGGCTCGGAAGTTAAACCAGCCCAAGGCTGAATCCCAGCTCTTCTGCTGACCTGCAGGGTGACTTTGGGCAGCCATTCAACTGTTCCTGAGCCTTAGGTCTCATAAAATGGAGGTGACACTGCCTCTGTGGGTGGCTACGGGGACCACAAACAGGTAGACTATCTGGTGGAGCCAGGGAAACACCGTGTGCAACCACTACTGCTGGCTCTGCTGCTGACACCCAGGCCCTACTCACCTGCTTGGCAAGGGCTTCCCTaaccttctctttccctgtctcctccAGCCACCCAAGGCCCTTAACACTGGCGTCAAGGTATTTCTGCTTGCCTGTGTtagcttcccttctcttcttgtcTTCTTAAAGACCAAGAGCTTCTGGAAGGGTAGATGGGGCTTCTCCAGCACCATCTTGTTTATATCGGACACAGGTCATCCCCTGGGTATCCCCCACAGCCAGCCGCCAAAGTCTGGTCTGGCAGGGGACAGACTGGAGGGTCCCTGAGGAGGGGCCTGGGCCTCCTCCTCCAGCACCAGCAGCCCAGGCGGTGGCCAGTTTCAGGACCCCTTTTTTGGACCGCCCCTGGCCTCACCTGGGAGGACAGGTGGCTGCATGTAAGGGAACTGTTCTGGGAACTGCAGTGAGGGGTGTGAAACCCACCTGCAGGGTGGCTGTTGCCTCTCTTGAGACTCTTGCATTTCCTGGAGCTGATCCAGAAGTTTTTCTACTGGCATGGAgtccaggggctgagggaggagctGCGCCACCGCTGTCTGCAGGAGCCCCAGGGCCAAATCTTTTTCTGTAAGCACAGCCAGGGAGCGCAGTCCTCAGTGGGCGTGCCTACCCTGTCCTGTCGGCTGCCAGCGCCCCTGCCCAGCCTGGTTCTGCCTCCATGTCCCCTCTTCTCTCGTGGCCCCTGTGTGCACacagcccttccccccacccctttctcccaCGAATTACTCACATGCATATACTTTGTTCTTGGCCCCCTCTGGCCCACCCACCAGCCCGGCCATCTCTGGCCTTCTCTGGAAAGCCTACTGGggccctgcctcttcccctgcctcctgcccctcccccaccccttctctcggCCATCACTCCTCCACCTCCTGCTCTGATACACCTCACAGCCACCATCCCCGCATGTGCCTGTACGCCATTCGTGTGCTCAGGagcatgtgcctgtgtgtttaTGTGCACATGGTGCATCTGTGTGGGTGTGCTTCCCacggtggtgggggaggggatgtgtCTGCTGAGTACATCTTTGGACTTCTTCCTCCCAGGTGCCGAGGACTGTGGTTGGTCGGGGCAGAGGCACCTCCGAGAAGCAGGGTTGTGGCAATCCTgctgaggaaggaagaggagggagcgGGGATCTGTGCAGCTTGGAAAGGTTAGTTTGGGGCcccaggaaaggagaggaggccCTGGTGGAAGGCCTGGCGGGGAGCCGAATGACACCCAAATCCTGCAGAATAAGGCCCTCGGCAGCCTCCGCTTTGGGAAAGACCTGGGCACAGGCTGCGTCCTCACCCTTCGGGGGCGCGTGCAGTAGCCAGAACTGGATAGCTCTCAAGGAATCTGTCTGCAGGATTTGACAGAGGAGTTCCAGGATCTGTGGGCAGTAGGACAGGCCATGAGTCAGTGTGCCCCCGGGGGGGGGCACGTTCCAGCCAGCAGCACAGACCCCCTCTCCCACAGCCAAGGGCTTGGCTAAAATGGTCTCTGCGAtggtccctgcccccaccatgcCCCCACAATGGTCCCCTTCCCCGTGACTTTGTACTTTATGGAGGACTTTCTCTCCCACCAGTCCTGGAGGGAGATTCTTAACCTCCTCACTGGACAGGTGAGGAATATGAGGGCTTGAAAGGACACCCAGCAGGGAGAGTGTGGCAGAACGCAGCCTCGGAATCTGGTACATGGGCCCATCATTCGTGAACCCTGCGTGGGCTGATTGTACCCCAAAGTCTGTCCACTGGGGAGGCAAAGGCAGAGCCAGCCAGCGAGCTTGCTGGAGACGCACTGAATCCTTGCTGTAGGGGTTTCAGGGACCACACAGGCCTCCCCACCCTGGAGTTCCCAAGGTCTGAAGCTGCTAGCAAAGATATGGGGTGGCCCCAGCAGGCGGGCTGAGGGCCTGGGCTGGCTGATTCTGCAGatggcccagtgtggggctccatcctgcTGAGCAGCATGCACACCTCCCTCTCAGTTGTTTCCTCAGCCTCTGGCATCTTTACCACTTCGGGGGCCCTCTTCCCCCTGTGTCCTCCAGTCAAGTGTCATCGGGGGAAGATCCAGCTCTGTGTCAGATGAGCTAGGGGGTGGCTGCAGCTATGGTCAGCCGGAGTCAGGGCTTGTGGTAGGAGGTGGAATCCTTGCAATCCTGGGAAAGTGGGGTCCCCTCAGTGCTTGGTGGTCAGTCTTCCCAGGACCTGAAGGGGCCCCCGTCAGTCCCTGGCAGGTCTGCCTCATCCTTGGCAGGATGGGAACTAAGCCAAGGCCTGTGCATGCTAGAGTGCTCCCTTCTCCCCAGATACCCGTCTGCTATAGTGACCCCCACCCCGGGTCTGCCCCTGGGCCCTTCTCCGCTCTCCGCATCCAACTTACCTGccctgggccccctccccacaggaCCTGAGAACCTAATTCCAGGCAAGATGAGGCCGCCCTATGGTGGAGAAAGTACTGTTCTAGTCCCAGCTATGCTGCTCCCTCTCTGGGGACCTGGCTCACAGACTGTCACCTGGCTGAGCCTTAGCCtccccatctgtggaatgggGATCCCAGGCTCTGTCTGCTCTATCCACTTCATGGGACTGTTGTAAGTCTCCAAAGGGACTGCAGGCTTGGAAGTGCTGGTCACGGGGAGGGCGTCAAGATGCTGGCTCAATGTCTAACCTTTCCTGGAGAATACGTCTGCAGTTTTAAAAGGGACCATCAAATCGCCTTGGCCCAGCGTGATCAGTCCTGGACTCATCCTAGCCTCTATGGGGAAACTTGCACGTGGAGGAGGTGGGTTTGTGCTTCCCGTGGTCTGACCAAACCCctcagagtggggggggggggcacaggctAGGACTGGGGACATGACTGCCAGGACCCTGCTCTCTGCTTGTCACTCCCTCCCTGAACTCCTAGAGAGCCACCATGGCTGGAGCAACCCCTCCGGACAACATGTTCCTTCCTGCTCCCAGCTGGGGTAGATCCTGGAACTAAAGCCCTGAGGGGAAAGGCCTTCAAAGAGCTGGGAAGGCTCACACAGAACctggggggcggcggggagccggtccaggctccagactcccaggTCTGGAGTTTCCGAGGCTCACAGCCTCAGGTACGAGTATCTCTGGGAGAGGCCACACTTGGAAGCAGTTTGTAAGCATCCTGGGAGGGATTGCTGTGAGCCTTGGGAGCAGCACCCACCACGATCTCAGCCCTCAGGACAAGGCCTCAGTTGGGCCTGGAGCCCCCACCTTCCCAGGGCCTCACCAGCAGCTCCCGGTCCTGCAGGGTGAAGGTCTGGACTGCCCCATCTTTGCCAGAAGGATAAATCCATGGGCTCTGGCGGGAGTGGCGATGGCCAATGGCTTGGGTGGAAGTAGGAATGAGCCTCCCCGTCTCAGCTGAGTATTTTGCCCCCTGCTCCCGCTGagcctcctcctgctgctgggagcaaagaagccagaaactccaggcagtgagaaacagagagacagagacagacagagagagaggctcaaGGAAGAAGCCGGAGCAGAAGAAAAGGAGGCCCCTTCGCACCTCCAGGgcaccatcccctcccctcctggaatCCCAGCACAAGGACCTGGGAAGATGGCCAAGACAGCCCCACCCTCTTCTagacccctctccccagccaggAACCCATCGGTAATAGCCAAAGCTCTTCCTCCCGAAACTTCTTGAATGCTAGAGCCCTTGGTGGTCATACTTCCTCCTGGGTAGACCTTCCCTGCCCAATCCCCCAGACCCATCAGAGATTTGAAAACAGTATCCTGAGCCAAGGCCCCCAGTGCCTACCTGAATTCCTAGCTCAGCTGCCCCCAGGTCTTTCCCCCAGAGCTTGGCATCCTTTCGTTACCCTAGGAAACCCTCCTGAGCGGGCCTGTGGGTATAAGGCCTGGGACCTCCTACCCCTGCAACCCCAGTTGAGACTGGTAGTAtccttcttcccattttaaaggtaagaaaaGCGAGACCCAGACAGCTTAGCCGAGTTGTAAGTGAGCACTGCAGTGAGTTGGCTGCAAAGCAGGGATGAGAACTCTGCTGTCCAAGACAAGGGGCAGGGGGTGCCtgcagggctcagttggttgatttcagctcagggcatgatctcatggttcgtgagattgagccccatgttgggttctgtgttggtgatgtggagcctgcttcagattctgtgtctccctctctctctgccccttccccgctctcatgctctctctttccctcaaaaaaaaaaaaaaagacaagggcaGGACCAGACTCTGTCCCAAGGGCCAGACCTGTCCTAAGTCCAGTTCCAACTACCTTCAAGCTGCCTCCCAATTGCCTTTACTGCATTACCAGCAAATAGTGCCCATGAGGTCACCCCACCGTGTTTGAAATCCTTCAGGAGATGTGACACTTCACTAAGTTGAAAAACTAAGAGTAAACTCTTCTTGCTCACATTCAaagtcagcccctcccccaccttccctagACAGGCTACCCACTTCAATTCCCTGGACTTCAGCCCCAGTCTCTAAAGGTACCTTGCATTTCCCAGCTCCTGAGCTTATGAGCCACATGCCTCCCCTGTCGGGCTCTAAACATCCCACGTCTGTTACAAGCCCTTCTTGGATTTCTCCACCTGGCTACTATCTCTTCTCCTCTGAGCTCTTGCTGTGACCCTCCCCCCTTCCGCTGGTGGTGTGCCGCCCCTTCTCCCATGCCAACAGAGCACCTCTCTCCTACCCCTTaggtgggacctgcttgggaggGCTTTCGTTACAAAGGGACGGCCCCGTCGCATCCTTTCCCAGACAGCTCCTTCATTCTGCACCCACCTCCTTGCTCTTCAGCTCACTTTCCTTAGTGAAGACGGCCACCCGAGAAGCCAGATTCTTCAATTCCTTCTTCCAGGCTTCTGGGATGAAGGGAAAAGACATTGCCAGCTGATACCCAGGGTCCTCCTCTTTGCCCTCCCTGTGGCACCTGGCATGAGgagggctgtgggggtggggggtgggaagagtCTGCTCACCTTCCCAGCCTTCTGCCTGTATCTAGGGAAAGGGGGAGGCAGTGCCCTTGAGG
The genomic region above belongs to Suricata suricatta isolate VVHF042 chromosome 2, meerkat_22Aug2017_6uvM2_HiC, whole genome shotgun sequence and contains:
- the TBATA gene encoding protein TBATA isoform X13; translation: MFSRRTPSNQGHQEKGVQTACSPRAELKPEKKSGYRLQSHRNSSPQKELRIPGIVDFQLIQAALSTPKPQTPVAYRFGRLSHHSFFSRHRPHPQRVTHIQDLTGKPICVVRDNFSLDSLPPATLLPRCLMGMPTISVPIGDPQSNRDPRLSYEAWKKELKNLASRVAVFTKESELKSKEQQEEAQREQGAKYSAETGRLIPTSTQAIGHRHSRQSPWIYPSGKDGAVQTFTLQDRELLILELLCQILQTDSLRAIQFWLLHAPPKEKDLALGLLQTAVAQLLPQPLDSMPVEKLLDQLQEMQESQERQQPPCSQSLKKTKMTPLPKNDKPGWPSTWLIPASQAFVCHQRCEK
- the TBATA gene encoding protein TBATA isoform X12; protein product: MFSRRTPSNQGHQEKGVQTACSPRAELKPEKKSGYRLQSHRNSSPQKELRIPGIVDFQLIQAALSTPKPQTPVAYRFGRLSHHSFFSRHRPHPQRVTHIQDLTGKPICVVRDNFSLDSLPPATLLPRCLMGMPTISVPIGDPQSNRDPRLSYEAWKKELKNLASRVAVFTKESELKSKEQQEEAQREQGAKYSAETGRLIPTSTQAIGHRHSRQSPWIYPSGKDGAVQTFTLQDRELLGGLILPGIRFSGPVGRGPRADPGTPLSNPADRFLESYPVLATARAPEGKRFGPGAPADSGGAAPPSAPGLHASRKTSGSAPGNARVSREATATLQPILEEDEDDTSTQERQTREK
- the TBATA gene encoding protein TBATA isoform X17 translates to MATEVKAQLVEHPLMSPRAELKPEKKSGYRLQSHRNSSPQKELRIPGIVDFQLIQAALSTPKPQTPVAYRFGRLSHHSFFSRHRPHPQRVTHIQDLTGKPICVVRDNFSLDSLPPATLLPRCLMGMPTISVPIGDPQSNRDPRLSYEAWKKELKNLASRVAVFTKESELKSKEQEEAQREQGAKYSAETGRLIPTSTQAIGHRHSRQSPWIYPSGKDGAVQTFTLQDRELLILELLCQILQTDSLRAIQFWLLHAPPKEKDLALGLLQTAVAQLLPQPLDSMPVEKLLDQLQEMQESQERQQPPCSQSLKKTKMTPLPKNDKPEYIGKAQVLRMHSS
- the TBATA gene encoding protein TBATA isoform X14, which codes for MFSRRTPSNQGHQEKGVQTACSPRAELKPEKKSGYRLQSHRNSSPQKELRIPGIVDFQLIQAALSTPKPQTPVAYRFGRLSHHSFFSRHRPHPQRVTHIQDLTGKPICVVRDNFSLDSLPPATLLPRCLMGMPTISVPIGDPQSNRDPRLSYEAWKKELKNLASRVAVFTKESELKSKEQQEEAQREQGAKYSAETGRLIPTSTQAIGHRHSRQSPWIYPSGKDGAVQTFTLQDRELLILELLCQILQTDSLRAIQFWLLHAPPKEKDLALGLLQTAVAQLLPQPLDSMPVEKLLDQLQEMQESQERQQPPCSQSLKKTKMTPLPKNDKPEYIGKAQVLRMHSS
- the TBATA gene encoding protein TBATA isoform X11; the encoded protein is MFSRRTPSNQGHQEKGVQTACSPRAELKPEKKSGYRLQSHRNSSPQKELRIPGIVDFQLIQAALSTPKPQTPVAYRFGRLSHHSFFSRHRPHPQRVTHIQDLTGKPICVVRDNFSLDSLPPATLLPRCLMGMPTISVPIGDPQSNRDPRLSYEAWKKELKNLASRVAVFTKESELKSKEQQEEAQREQGAKYSAETGRLIPTSTQAIGHRHSRQSPWIYPSGKDGAVQTFTLQDRELLGGLILPGIRFSGPVGRGPRADPGTPLSNPADRFLESYPVLATARAPEGKRFGPGAPADSGGAAPPSAPGLHASRKTSGSAPGNARVSREATATLQPILEEDEDDTSTQERQTRVLAL
- the TBATA gene encoding protein TBATA isoform X19 translates to MATEVKAQLVEHPLMSPRAELKPEKKSGYRLQSHRNSSPQKELRIPGIVDFQLIQAALSTPKPQTPVAYRFGRLSHHSFFSRHRPHPQRVTHIQDLTGKPICVVRDNFSLDSLPPATLLPRCLMGMPTISVPIGDPQSNRDPRLSYAWKKELKNLASRVAVFTKESELKSKEQQEEAQREQGAKYSAETGRLIPTSTQAIGHRHSRQSPWIYPSGKDGAVQTFTLQDRELLILELLCQILQTDSLRAIQFWLLHAPPKEKDLALGLLQTAVAQLLPQPLDSMPVEKLLDQLQEMQESQERQQPPCSQSLKKTKMTPLPKNDKPEYIGKAQVLRMHSS
- the TBATA gene encoding protein TBATA isoform X5, encoding MFSRRTPSNQGHQEKGVQTACSPRAELKPEKKSGYRLQSHRNSSPQKELRIPGIVDFQLIQAALSTPKPQTPVAYRFGRLSHHSFFSRHRPHPQRVTHIQDLTGKPICVVRDNFSLDSLPPATLLPRCLMGMPTISVPIGDPQSNRDPRLSYEAWKKELKNLASRVAVFTKESELKSKEQQEEAQREQGAKYSAETGRLIPTSTQAIGHRHSRQSPWIYPSGKDGAVQTFTLQDRELLGGLILPGIRFSGPVGRGPRADPGTPLSNPADRFLESYPVLATARAPEGKRFGPGAPADSGGAAPPSAPGLHASRKTSGSAPGNARVSREATATLQPILEEDEDDTSTQERQTRVYWESPSPPNAFKLEQSRGTVKAKRGMLRSPRSSATPAQKQPPGSRLFPTLPPQQQPRLSYHKEPIKNLPSF
- the TBATA gene encoding protein TBATA isoform X10: MFSRRTPSNQGHQEKGVQTACSPRAELKPEKKSGYRLQSHRNSSPQKELRIPGIVDFQLIQAALSTPKPQTPVAYRFGRLSHHSFFSRHRPHPQRVTHIQDLTGKPICVVRDNFSLDSLPPATLLPRCLMGMPTISVPIGDPQSNRDPRLSYEAWKKELKNLASRVAVFTKESELKSKEQQEEAQREQGAKYSAETGRLIPTSTQAIGHRHSRQSPWIYPSGKDGAVQTFTLQDRELLGGLILPGIRFSGPVGRGPRADPGTPLSNPADRFLESYPVLATARAPEGKRFGPGAPADSGGAAPPSAPGLHASRKTSGSAPGNARVSREATATLQPILEEDEDDTSTQERQTRVAQHLVNSSQPSLCLPSEM
- the TBATA gene encoding protein TBATA isoform X15 codes for the protein MFSRRTPSNQGHQEKGVQTACSPRAELKPEKKSGYRLQSHRNSSPQKELRIPGIVDFQLIQAALSTPKPQTPVAYRFGRLSHHSFFSRHRPHPQRVTHIQDLTGKPICVVRDNFSLDSLPPATLLPRCLMGMPTISVPIGDPQSNRDPRLSYEAWKKELKNLASRVAVFTKESELKSKEQQEEAQREQGAKYSAETGRLIPTSTQAIGHRHSRQSPWIYPSGKDGAVQTFTLQDRELLILELLCQILQTDSLRAIQFWLLHAPPKEKDLALGLLQTAVAQLLPQPLDSMPVEKLLDQLQEMQESQERQQPPCSQSLKKTKMTPLPKNDKPVRNKNPGQD
- the TBATA gene encoding protein TBATA isoform X16, whose amino-acid sequence is MATEVKAQLVEHPLMSPRAELKPEKKSGYRLQSHRNSSPQKELRIPGIVDFQLIQAALSTPKPQTPVAYRFGRLSHHSFFSRHRPHPQRVTHIQDLTGKPICVVRDNFSLDSLPPATLLPRCLMGMPTISVPIGDPQSNRDPRLSYEAWKKELKNLASRVAVFTKESELKSKEQQEEAQREQGAKYSAETGRLIPTSTQAIGHRHSRQSPWIYPSGKDGAVQTFTLQDRELLILELLCQILQTDSLRAIQFWLLHAPPKEKDLALGLLQTAVAQLLPQPLDSMPVEKLLDQLQEMQESQERQQPPCSQSLKKTKMTPLPKNDKPEYIGKAQVLRMHSS